The following nucleotide sequence is from uncultured Roseateles sp..
AGCGACCCGCCGAAGGACCTAGATTTCAGGCGTGACGGTCGAATGACCGTGCCCCTCAGCGTGAATGGCTGTTCAGCCAGGTCACTACCGCAGCCGCGCTGCGGAAGTCATCGCATGCGCGGGCCGGTACGGTGGGGAAACGCTGATTCCACATGCGGGCCAGTGCCTGGCCCGGGCCGATCTCCAGCACGCAATTCACTTGTCGGGCGGCCACGTGCTCCATGCATTCGTCCCAGCGAACGGTGTGGTCGATCTGGGCCGCCAGCGCGACACGCGCTGACACTGCGTCGCGGATGCGGTCGCCGGTATTGCTGAACAACAGCGTTTGTGGCGCACGAAATGGCAGGTCTTCGAGCGTGCGCGAGAAGACCTGCGCCGCCTCGCGCATCCACGGCGTGTGCGAGGCGACGTGGATGCGCAGGCGCGTGCACTGCGCGCCTTCGCGCGAGGCTCTGCGCTCGGCAGCATCGAGTGCAGCGAGCGGGCCGCCCAGTATCACGCTGTCGACGCCGTTGCGGATGGCGAGTGCCAAGCCGCTTTCAACGCGCAGCTGTTCGAGCTGCCGATCGATCAGGCCGCTGACGGCCAGCAGGCCGCCGGGGACGCGCGCCGCGCAGCTGTCCATGGCCTCGGCCCGCTTGGCGGCCAGCAGGGCGGCGGCTTCTGCGGTGATCACACCGGCCGCGCTGAAGGCCGCCAGTTCACCGACGCTGTAGCCAGCCACCGCGGCCGGCGACGCGAGCCGGGGCGCCAGCTGATGCCAGGCCGCCAGGGCGAGGCCGGTCAGCAGGGTCTGCGCCTTGTCGTTGCGCTGGGCCCAGAGAGGGTCGGCGAGGGCGCGGCGCCAGTCATCGACGCCCAGCCGCGCGCAGGTATCGCGCACGAGCCCATCATTGGCCAACCACGGCAGCATGTCGGGATGCTGTGTGCCCTGGCCTGAGAAGAGCAGGGCAAAGCTCATGGCCCGTCGCACATCCTGGTGATCCAGCAGGCCGCGGAGAGCGTGTCCGCCGCGCCGCCGGGAGACAGGCGCTGCGCCACGAACGCGCGGGCAATGGACTCGGCCTTGCGCAGCCCGTCGGGCCCGGCCGCACCGCCGCCATCCAGAAACTGCCGCGCCGTGCACTGGGCATAGCGCAAGCCTCGCAGGCCACCGCGGTGG
It contains:
- a CDS encoding acyltransferase domain-containing protein; protein product: MSFALLFSGQGTQHPDMLPWLANDGLVRDTCARLGVDDWRRALADPLWAQRNDKAQTLLTGLALAAWHQLAPRLASPAAVAGYSVGELAAFSAAGVITAEAAALLAAKRAEAMDSCAARVPGGLLAVSGLIDRQLEQLRVESGLALAIRNGVDSVILGGPLAALDAAERRASREGAQCTRLRIHVASHTPWMREAAQVFSRTLEDLPFRAPQTLLFSNTGDRIRDAVSARVALAAQIDHTVRWDECMEHVAARQVNCVLEIGPGQALARMWNQRFPTVPARACDDFRSAAAVVTWLNSHSR